The following are encoded together in the Fusarium keratoplasticum isolate Fu6.1 chromosome 1, whole genome shotgun sequence genome:
- a CDS encoding Glucanase: MTVYQLLFTAALASTALAAPLVEERQACASQWAQCGGFSWNGATCCQSGSYCSKINDYYSQCIPGEGPATSKTSTLPASTTTSQPSSTSTAGTSSTTKPPPAGSGTATYSGNPYSGVNLWANSYYRSEVTNLAIPKLSGAMATAAAKVADVPSYQWMDSFEHISLMEDTLVDIRKANQAGGNYAGQFVVYDLPDRDCAAAASNGEYSLDKDGANKYKNYINTIKKIIQSYSDIRILLVIEPDSLANLVTNMDVAKCAKAHDAYISLTNYAVTELNLPNVAMYLDAGHAGWLGWPNNQGPAAKLFASIYKDAGKPAALRGLATNVANYNAWSLSSAPPYTQGASIYDEKSFIHAMGPLLEQNGWPGAHFITDQGRSGKQPTGQIQWGDWCNSKGTGFGIRPSANTGDSLLDAFVWVKPGGESDGTSDTSAARYDYHCGASAALQPAPEAGTWFQAYFEQLLTNANPSFL, encoded by the exons ATGACTGTCTATCAACTCTTGTTCACGGCCGCTTTGGCTAGTACAGCACTTGCTGCCCCTCTTGTTGAGGAACGCCAGGCTTGCGCCAGCCAGTG GGCCCAGTGTGGTGGCTTCAGCTGGAATGGTGCTACTTGCTGCCAGTCTGGTAGTTACTGCAGCAAGATCAACGACTATTACTCTCAGTGCATTCCTGGAGAGGGTCCCGCCACTTCCAAGACAAGCACGCTCCCTGCCtctaccaccaccagccagcCGTCGTCGACCTCTACTGCTGGAACCTCTTCCACTACgaagcctcctcctgctggaAGTGGCACTGCCACTTACAGCGGAAACCCCTACTCCGGTGTTAACCTTTGGGCCAACAGCTACTATCGCTCAGAGGTTACCAACTTGGCTATCCCCAAGTTGAGCGGTGCCATGGCCACggctgctgccaaggtcGCTGATGTTCCCTCCTATCAGTGGAT GGACTCTTTCGAGCACATCTCCCTGATGGAGGACACTCTCGTCGACATTCGCAAGGCTAACCAGGCTGGTGGTAACTACGCTGGCCAGTTCGTCGTCTACGACCTCCCTGATCGCGactgcgctgctgctgcctctaACGGAGAGTATTCCCTTGACAAGGACGGTGCCAACAAGTACAAGAACTACATCAACACtatcaagaagatcatccaGAGCTACTCTGATATCCGAATCCTCCTTGTTATTG AGCCTGACTCCCTGGCCAACCTGGTCACCAACATGGATGTTGCCAAATGTGCCAAGGCTCACGATGCGTATATCAGTCTGACAAACTACGCTGTCACGGAACTGAACCTGCCCAACGTCGCCATGTACCTTGATGCAGGCCACGCTGGCTGGCTCGGCTGGCCCAACAACCAGGGCCCTGCTGCGAAGCTGTTTGCTAGCATCTACAAGGATGCCGGCAAGCCAGCTGCGCTCCGTGGACTCGCCACCAACGTTGCCAACTACAACGCCTGGAGCCTCAGCAGTGCTCCCCCTTATACCCAAGGCGCCTCCATCTACGACGAGAAGAGTTTCATTCACGCAATGGGTCCTCTCCTGGAGCAGAATGGCTGGCCTGGCGCTCACTTCATTACCGACCAGGGCCGTTCTGGCAAGCAGCCCACCGGTCAGATCCAGTGGGGTGACTGGTGCAACTCCAAGGGCACTGGCTTCGGTATTCGCCCCTCTGCCAACACTGGTGACAGCCTCCTCGATGCTTTTGTCTGGGTCAAGCCTGGTGGTGAGTCTGATGGTACCTCGGACACCAGTGCTGCCCGTTACGACTACCACTGCGGTGCTTCTGCCGCTCTTCA GCCAGCACCTGAGGCAGGAACCTGGTTCCAGGCCTActttgagcagcttctcacCAATGCCAACCCTTCGTTCCTGTAA
- a CDS encoding FAD-binding-3 domain-containing protein — translation MSQSKPPAIAIIGGGPCGLTFARLLQTAGIEYHVFERDPSPESTSLNQGGTLDIHNETGQEALRHAGLHDKFKKLSRQDATAMTLMDSTGGIKASFSDDTDRPEIDRLQLRQLLLNSLPADSIRWGKTLSKVGRNEDEKRPGASSWVLNFADGSTETGFRLVVGADGAWSKVRQVITSTKPVYSGKMFIEGRLSNDNPEYGTAREMAGKGTAMALSAKSVLCVQQMSDSSYRLYMGVTAPETLTRPGGAADPADMDKARATMLGPGGFYANWASNTRALIATSEGPWRPWPLYRLPIGLFSSETTGNGGAEGTANEPGQTRWKRTPGIAILGDAAHLATPNGEGVNQAMYDSLVLFKKIMSELGDEGAQAAYDEEADQAALGRAVAAYEAEMLPRAREHIQSSIDLENLINRCQPSSSTLTPFVKCVNLSFQLHPSHKLEHINQTVQPPATTNFDMAPYQPGLTTLVDLGTHKLELTIYGPPRRAHNPIVVIIPGITSSIKEWSAVTKSLSESMSVMNYERAGYGLSEPAPDGDPRTAEDIAAELHALLRAAKVAPPYIVVSHSYGGIILREFVKLRTLAQFKGFVFVDANTEETSLTYPNPFVRAAQGDIDTLQLCYRDCHRLGHIEWQKLLEEEARPGHKVAADREVSQYHASGKALAAKGHSEIEEPELGRVPLVVLQADYAVDLQKIYAEGLRLGNGTDVERAGMSQFISQVNAIEESMQKKILNLSERTKFQRVSGVGHSIHLAAPEAVVDAVIWILMQYRC, via the exons ATGTCCCAATCTAAACCACCCGCTATCGCAATTATTGGGGGCGGACCCTGTGGGCTTACTTTTGCTCGTCTGTTGCAGACTGCGGGGATCGAATACCACGTGTTTGAGCGCGATCCATCCCCGGAATCGACGTCTCTCAATCAAGGTGGCACACTCGATATTCACAACGAAaccggccaagaagcactGCGGCATGCCGGGCTTCAtgacaagttcaagaagcTGTCTCGTCAAGATGCCACGGCCATGACGCTGATGGACTCCACAGGAGGAATCAAGGCCTCTTTCAGTGACGACACTGACCGACCTGAGATCGACCGCTTGCAACTGCGACAATTACTACTCAACTCTCTACCTGCAGATAGCATTCGATGGGGAAAGACTCTCTCGAAGGTCGGCCGTAACGAAGACGAAAAACGGCCTGGAGCTAGCTCCTGGGTGCTGAACTTTGCCGATGGCTCAACTGAGACTGGGTTTCGGCTCGTGGTCGGTGCGGATGGAGCATGGAGCAAGGTCCGACAAGTG ATCACATCTACCAAGCCAGTGTACTCGGGCAAAATGTTTATCGAGGGCCGTCTGTCCAACGACAACCCAGAATATGGCACGGCGCGTGAAATGGCAGGCAAAGGTACTGCCATGGCTTTGAGTGCCAAAAGCGTGCTCTGTGTTCAACAAATGTCTGATAGTTCGTATCGTCTATACATGGGCGTGACAGCGCCCGAAACTTTGACACGGCCTGGAGGCGCCGCTGATCCAGCTGATATGGACAAGGCACGAGCAACCATGCTGGGACCGGGGGGGTTCTACGCCAACTGGGCCTCGAACACACGAGCTTTAATCGCTACTTCTGAAGGTCCTTGGCGCCCTTGGCCTCTCTATCGCCTCCCTATAGGTCTTTTCTCATCAGAAACAACCGGCAATGGCGGAGCAGAGGGCACCGCCAACGAACCAGGCCAGACGCGCTGGAAGCGCACCCCCGGCATTGCAATCTTGGGAGATGCAGCACATCTTGCAACTCCAAACGGCGAAGGCGTCAATCAGGCCATGTACGACTCGCTGGTTctcttcaagaagatcatGTCTGAGCtaggagatgaaggagctcaGGCGGCTTatgacgaggaggcagaCCAAGCAGCGTTGGGACGGGCCGTTGCAGCATATGAAGCCGAGATGCTACCTCGTGCTCGAGAACACATTCAAAGCAGTATCGACTTGGAAAACTTGAT CAACCGATGCCAACCATCTTCCAGCACGCTGACGCCATTTGTCAAATGTGTGAATCTATCCTTTCAACTTCACCCTTCACACAAGCTCGAACACATCAACCAAACTGTTCAACCTCCTGCAACCACCAACTTCGATATGGCACCCTACCAACCCGGTCTAACGACCCTTGTGGACTTGGGTACCCATAAACTCGAGCTGACGATTTACGGGCCCCCTCGGAGAGCACACAACCcaatcgtcgtcatcatccccGGTATCACAAGCAGCATCAAAGAGTGGTCCGCAGTTACGAAGAGTCTTTCAGAGTCTATGAGTGTGATGAACTACGAGCGCGCAGGATACGGCTTAAGTGAACCAGCACCCGACGGTGACCCTAGGACCGCCGAGGACATAGCAGCAGAATTGCACGCGCTTCTGAGAGCTGCAAAGGTCGCGCCACCCTATATCGTGGTCTCTCATTCTTATGGCGGCATAATTCTACGGGAGTTTGTGAAGCTGAGGACTCTGGCTCAGTTCAAGGGCTTTGTCTTTGTCGATGCCAACACCGAGGAGACGTCATTGACCTATCCGAATCCGTTTGTTCGCGCTGCACAAGGAGATATAGACACGCTACAGCTCTGCTACAGAGATTGCCATCGCTTAGGCCACATAGAGTGGCAAAAAttgctggaggaagaggcacGACCTGGGCATAAAGTCGCAGCTGACCGAGAAGTGTCTCAGTATCATGCGAGCGGTAAAGCCCTAGCTGCCAAGGGGCATTCAGAGATTGAAGAGCCTGAGCTCGGGCGTGTCCCTCTTGTTGTTTTGCAAGCAGATTACGCCGTCGATCTCCAAAAGATCTACGCTGAAGGTTTACGATTGGGAAACGGCACTGATGTTGAAAGGGCTGGAATGAGCCAATTCATATCTCAGGTCAATGCGATCGAAGAATCCATGCAAAAGAAGATATTGAACCTATCCGAAAGGACAAAATTTCAGCGCGTTTCTGGCGTTGGGCATAGCATTCATCTTGCCGCCCCTGAGGCGGTTGTGGACGCTGTTATATGGATTTTGATGCAGTACAGGTGCTAG